In a genomic window of Gammaproteobacteria bacterium:
- a CDS encoding chemotaxis response regulator protein-glutamate methylesterase, whose protein sequence is MPVRVLVVDDSSFFRRQISNILNEHPQIEVIDTAEDGNEAVEKVIKLKPDVITMDVEMPNLNGIDATRKIMSSCPSRILMFSSLTMEGARATLAALEAGAIDFLPKRFEDITRNKDEAKKMLCERIISIAKGAVIQPVSPPPVPWEKKRERPKAAVTETKPRAPEPKPAPVAQPERRESVRHRKTGKQYSVLAIGTSTGGPAALQEVLSKLPQDFHVPVLLVQHMPGTFTPAFAQRLDEICQIHVKEAQDGDMLKPGVAYLAPGGKQMIVKKRGSEATIKLGEGDMHSTYKPSVDITFESVADAFGGDVLALVLTGMGADGREGAKKLKKLGATIWVQDEVSCVVYGMPAAVKEAGIVDKVLALGVVGDTLVQEI, encoded by the coding sequence ATGCCCGTACGGGTTTTAGTCGTTGATGACTCCAGCTTCTTTCGACGACAGATCAGCAATATACTCAATGAACATCCGCAGATTGAAGTTATAGACACTGCTGAAGACGGCAATGAGGCCGTAGAAAAAGTCATAAAGCTTAAGCCGGATGTCATTACCATGGACGTCGAAATGCCAAACCTCAACGGCATAGACGCGACGCGCAAAATTATGAGTTCCTGTCCCAGCCGAATTTTGATGTTTTCATCACTTACGATGGAAGGCGCGCGTGCAACTCTCGCCGCGCTTGAGGCGGGAGCCATCGATTTTCTTCCCAAACGTTTCGAAGACATTACGCGCAATAAAGACGAAGCGAAAAAAATGCTGTGTGAAAGAATTATCAGCATTGCCAAGGGTGCAGTGATTCAGCCAGTTAGTCCTCCACCTGTACCGTGGGAGAAGAAACGGGAAAGGCCCAAGGCGGCGGTCACAGAAACAAAACCGAGAGCGCCTGAACCTAAACCTGCACCTGTTGCGCAACCAGAGCGTCGCGAGTCGGTTCGACACAGAAAAACCGGAAAGCAATATTCCGTGTTGGCCATTGGAACATCCACTGGAGGGCCAGCTGCCTTGCAAGAGGTTTTATCCAAATTGCCTCAGGATTTTCATGTACCGGTATTGTTGGTCCAACACATGCCGGGAACGTTTACCCCTGCTTTTGCTCAACGACTCGATGAGATATGCCAAATCCATGTTAAAGAAGCACAAGACGGCGATATGTTAAAACCGGGTGTTGCCTATCTCGCACCCGGTGGAAAACAGATGATCGTCAAAAAACGTGGTTCTGAAGCGACTATCAAACTGGGAGAGGGAGACATGCATTCTACCTATAAGCCGAGTGTTGATATTACCTTCGAGTCAGTTGCCGATGCGTTTGGCGGCGATGTTTTAGCATTGGTGTTGACCGGCATGGGCGCTGATGGACGGGAAGGCGCCAAAAAATTGAAGAAACTAGGTGCCACAATCTGGGTACAGGACGAGGTCAGCTGCGTGGTTTACGGTATGCCTGCTGCGGTTAAAGAAGCTGGCATCGTTGATAAGGTGCTTGCGCTAGGTGTTGTTGGCGATACGCTTGTTCAGGAAATTTGA
- a CDS encoding chemotaxis protein CheA: MSFEDEELLQDFLVEAGEILEKLQEQLVDLEQSPTDTDLLNAVFRGFHTIKGGASFLSLTSLVEVCHVAEDVFNLLRNGEKSVTAHLMDVMLRVLDSLNAMFESLHQRVEPDAADPELIVQLKALLKDDGSAETAQAPPVAPAPVVEQAPASKTPAPTPDGDFSDEEFAQLMNALDEDTASQASADAAAPPAAPESDEITEEEFDRLLDELHGQGQFKASGEAAVPSTSDDISEDEFESLLDDLHGKGKFGMVEGAPGEVAAAPAKPVSSEEISEDEFEDLLDELHGKGQFSGAHAEAVAAPAARSPAASSAVTAPPTKSAPAPTKPAESAAKPAAGKAAKDAAPQGESTVRVDTKRLDDIMNMVGELVLARNRLVTLQSTLNQGNEEFSQAIANLDLVTADLQTSVMKTRMQPIKKVFGRFPRVVRDLARSLKKEVNLELRGEDTDLDKNLVEALADPLVHLVRNAVDHGIEEPETRERNGKPRAGTVILSAEQEGDHILLTIQDDGAGMDPNRLRQKAVEKGLMDEEAAARMDNRDAYNLIFAPGFSTKDEISDISGRGVGMDVVKTRIVQLNGSVDIDSALGHGTRLSIKVPLTLAIMPTLMVMLGTQIFALPLVSVSEIFNLDLSNTNIVDGQKVIMLRNRPLPIYFLSDWLEKDGKLKAHPNNGHVVVVAIGDQRAGFVVETLVGQEEVVIKPLGAMLHGTKGLSGATITGDGRIALILDVPSLMKAYVRRA; encoded by the coding sequence ATGTCATTTGAAGACGAAGAACTATTACAGGACTTTTTAGTTGAGGCTGGCGAGATTCTCGAAAAGCTGCAGGAGCAGCTTGTCGATCTTGAGCAGAGCCCGACTGATACAGACCTGCTCAATGCAGTTTTTCGTGGTTTCCATACGATAAAGGGCGGCGCAAGCTTTCTTAGTCTGACGTCGCTCGTTGAAGTTTGTCACGTTGCCGAAGATGTGTTTAATCTGTTACGCAATGGTGAAAAGTCCGTAACAGCACATCTCATGGATGTGATGTTGCGCGTGCTTGATAGTCTGAACGCCATGTTCGAAAGTCTGCACCAGCGCGTTGAACCTGATGCTGCAGATCCTGAACTGATCGTACAGTTAAAGGCGCTGTTGAAAGATGACGGGTCTGCTGAAACTGCGCAAGCGCCTCCCGTAGCACCCGCCCCCGTTGTTGAACAAGCTCCTGCAAGCAAAACGCCTGCACCGACACCCGATGGCGATTTTAGCGACGAGGAATTCGCGCAACTGATGAATGCGTTGGATGAGGACACCGCTAGCCAGGCTAGCGCTGATGCAGCAGCACCTCCAGCTGCGCCAGAATCCGATGAGATTACCGAAGAGGAATTCGATCGCCTGCTCGATGAGCTGCATGGCCAGGGGCAGTTTAAAGCCAGTGGTGAAGCGGCAGTACCAAGTACCAGTGACGATATTTCTGAAGACGAATTTGAAAGCTTGCTGGATGATTTGCACGGAAAAGGAAAGTTCGGCATGGTCGAGGGAGCGCCGGGCGAAGTCGCCGCCGCTCCAGCAAAGCCTGTTTCCAGCGAAGAAATTTCGGAAGACGAATTTGAAGATTTACTCGATGAATTACATGGCAAGGGACAATTTAGTGGAGCTCATGCCGAAGCAGTAGCCGCGCCTGCAGCGCGAAGTCCTGCAGCATCTTCTGCTGTCACAGCGCCTCCAACCAAATCTGCACCGGCGCCAACAAAACCCGCTGAAAGCGCTGCGAAACCCGCGGCGGGAAAGGCAGCGAAAGATGCCGCGCCACAGGGTGAAAGTACAGTACGCGTTGATACCAAACGACTCGACGACATCATGAACATGGTTGGTGAGTTAGTATTGGCGCGTAATCGTCTGGTTACCTTGCAGAGTACGCTGAATCAAGGTAACGAAGAATTCTCGCAAGCGATAGCCAATCTGGATCTCGTCACCGCCGATTTGCAAACGTCTGTAATGAAGACGCGCATGCAGCCGATCAAAAAGGTTTTTGGTCGTTTTCCTCGCGTGGTCCGAGATCTTGCGCGCAGCCTTAAAAAGGAAGTCAATCTGGAGCTGCGTGGTGAAGACACCGATCTGGATAAAAACCTGGTGGAAGCGTTGGCTGATCCGCTGGTTCACCTGGTGCGCAACGCCGTTGATCACGGAATCGAAGAGCCAGAGACACGCGAGAGAAACGGTAAACCGCGCGCTGGTACGGTCATACTATCGGCAGAGCAAGAGGGTGATCACATTCTGTTAACCATACAGGATGATGGTGCCGGGATGGATCCCAATCGCCTTCGTCAGAAAGCGGTTGAAAAAGGTCTGATGGATGAAGAAGCGGCAGCGAGGATGGATAACAGGGATGCCTATAATTTAATTTTTGCGCCGGGATTTTCGACCAAAGATGAAATTTCTGATATCTCTGGTCGCGGCGTGGGCATGGATGTCGTCAAAACACGCATCGTACAGCTCAATGGTTCTGTGGATATTGATTCTGCACTGGGACACGGTACTCGCTTGAGTATCAAAGTGCCCTTGACCCTGGCGATTATGCCAACGCTGATGGTAATGCTCGGAACGCAAATCTTTGCATTGCCATTAGTCAGCGTCAGCGAAATTTTCAATCTTGATCTTTCAAACACCAACATCGTCGATGGCCAGAAAGTGATTATGTTGCGTAACAGGCCGTTGCCGATTTACTTCTTGAGTGATTGGCTTGAAAAAGATGGAAAATTGAAAGCGCATCCAAACAATGGACACGTCGTTGTGGTCGCGATTGGCGATCAACGCGCGGGTTTTGTGGTTGAAACCTTGGTTGGCCAGGAAGAAGTGGTTATAAAACCCTTAGGCGCAATGTTGCATGGCACCAAAGGATTGTCCGGCGCGACTATCACCGGTGACGGTCGTATTGCCTTGATACTAGACGTCCCCAGTTTGATGAAAGCCTATGTAAGGCGAGCGTGA
- a CDS encoding protein phosphatase CheZ, producing the protein MSEKPEDSELLAIARDLVAQLEEGNNEKVDACIAQLTDLRESHLFRELGKLTREFHEALNSFRYDERINSLAQEEIPDARERLSYVITKTDEAAHRTLNAIEAVTPVCDALSDTIGSFGKTWEKFTHRELNPAQFRDLSRNLQAFFVSAGNDMDMVKNNLNDVLMAQDFQDITGQIIKRVIKLVSEVESSLVELIKLGGSSIKRESEGSVNTGGLDGPQVPGMEGDNVVSGQNEVDDLLSSFGF; encoded by the coding sequence ATGAGTGAAAAGCCAGAAGACAGCGAATTACTTGCCATCGCCCGCGATCTCGTTGCTCAGTTAGAGGAAGGCAATAACGAGAAGGTGGATGCATGCATCGCGCAACTGACAGATCTAAGAGAGTCCCACTTGTTCCGCGAATTGGGAAAACTGACTCGCGAATTTCACGAAGCACTAAACAGCTTCAGATACGATGAACGAATTAACAGTCTTGCGCAGGAGGAGATACCTGATGCAAGAGAACGTTTGAGCTACGTTATAACCAAAACCGATGAAGCCGCGCACCGCACCTTGAATGCAATCGAAGCGGTGACGCCTGTATGTGATGCGCTGTCAGATACTATTGGCAGTTTCGGAAAAACTTGGGAGAAGTTTACGCATCGCGAGCTCAATCCCGCACAGTTTCGGGATTTGAGTCGTAACCTGCAGGCCTTTTTTGTCAGCGCCGGTAATGATATGGATATGGTCAAGAACAATCTAAACGATGTACTCATGGCCCAGGATTTCCAGGATATCACCGGACAGATTATAAAGCGGGTTATCAAGCTGGTGTCAGAAGTCGAAAGCAGTCTGGTCGAGCTGATCAAGCTAGGTGGAAGCAGTATCAAACGTGAGAGTGAAGGAAGTGTGAACACCGGTGGTCTTGACGGGCCGCAGGTGCCAGGCATGGAAGGCGACAACGTGGTTTCAGGGCAGAACGAGGTTGATGATTTATTGTCAAGTTTCGGTTTCTAG
- the cheY gene encoding chemotaxis response regulator CheY gives MEVTLDKNMKILIVDDFSTMRRIIKNLLRDLGFNNTQEADDGSTALPMLKSGKFDFLVTDWNMPGMTGIELLKNVRSDPELAHLPVLMVTAEQKREQIVEAAQAGVNGYIVKPFTATTLKEKIDKIFERVNASK, from the coding sequence CTGGAGGTTACCTTGGATAAGAATATGAAAATCCTCATTGTGGATGACTTTTCTACGATGCGACGGATTATCAAAAATCTGCTCAGGGATCTGGGGTTTAACAATACCCAGGAGGCGGATGATGGATCGACTGCATTGCCCATGCTGAAATCAGGAAAATTTGATTTTCTGGTAACTGACTGGAATATGCCGGGTATGACCGGTATTGAACTGTTGAAAAATGTTCGATCTGATCCAGAGCTAGCGCATTTGCCTGTCCTTATGGTAACTGCTGAGCAAAAGCGGGAACAAATCGTCGAGGCTGCTCAGGCCGGCGTCAACGGCTATATAGTCAAACCTTTCACTGCAACAACCCTGAAGGAAAAAATAGATAAGATTTTTGAACGGGTAAATGCGAGCAAGTAA
- a CDS encoding RNA polymerase sigma factor FliA: MSGVATYKQVTGQPSDSETVAKYAPLVKRIAYHLISRLPPSVQPDDLIQAGMIGLLEASRNYDSTQGASFETYAGIRIRGAMLDEIRRSDWAPRSVHKKARVVADAIRVIENETGRDARDHEVAKLLNVSIDEYHQILQAASGYRVMSFDDITPGEESLADSLSDDIGTPLDGLQRDDFKRYLADAIASLPERERLVMALYYDEELNLREIGNVLGVSESRVCQIHSQAVIRLQSRMANWDNEE; encoded by the coding sequence ATGAGCGGAGTCGCTACCTATAAACAAGTTACCGGTCAACCTAGCGATAGCGAAACCGTTGCCAAGTATGCGCCTTTAGTAAAGCGAATAGCTTATCATCTTATTAGTCGTTTACCCCCAAGCGTACAACCAGATGATTTAATACAAGCTGGTATGATCGGCTTGTTGGAAGCATCACGTAACTATGATTCAACACAGGGCGCGAGTTTTGAAACCTATGCGGGAATTCGCATACGTGGCGCAATGTTGGATGAGATACGTCGTAGCGATTGGGCGCCTCGTTCAGTGCATAAAAAGGCTCGCGTGGTCGCAGATGCGATACGAGTCATCGAAAACGAAACCGGACGTGATGCGCGTGACCATGAAGTAGCGAAATTACTGAATGTTTCTATTGATGAATATCATCAGATACTGCAAGCGGCCAGTGGTTATCGCGTCATGAGTTTTGATGACATAACGCCGGGCGAGGAATCGCTAGCAGATTCGCTAAGTGATGATATCGGTACGCCGTTGGATGGACTTCAACGGGATGACTTTAAACGCTATCTTGCAGATGCTATTGCAAGTCTGCCGGAGCGTGAACGACTCGTTATGGCCCTTTACTATGACGAAGAACTCAATCTGCGTGAAATCGGTAATGTTTTAGGGGTTAGTGAATCCCGTGTCTGTCAAATCCACAGCCAGGCTGTGATCCGTCTTCAATCCCGCATGGCCAATTGGGATAACGAAGAGTAA
- a CDS encoding MinD/ParA family protein: MRQMRKHKPVRVIAVASGKGGVGKSNVSINLALAFQSMGREVMLLDADLGMANVDVLLGLHSPYNLQHVISGERSLSEIIVTGPLGLKVVPASSGTKAMAELDEIQSVGLIRAFSELHDRIDTLVIDTAAGISSSVVSFCRAAQEVLVVVCDEPASITDAYALIKLLSREYGVQRFHVLANMVNSVQEGRELYEKLLKVSQRFLDVTLKYFGVMPFDPLLRKAIQRQKPVVEAYPRSKSAIAFKNLAQKADKWPMPVVASGHLEFFIERLIQASRIPVEASL, translated from the coding sequence TTGCGCCAGATGCGAAAGCACAAACCGGTACGCGTCATCGCAGTTGCGAGCGGTAAAGGTGGCGTGGGTAAATCGAATGTATCGATAAATCTGGCGCTGGCCTTTCAATCCATGGGACGCGAGGTCATGTTACTCGATGCAGATCTCGGTATGGCCAATGTGGACGTCTTGCTGGGTTTGCACAGCCCTTACAATCTGCAACATGTGATTAGCGGTGAACGCAGTTTGTCGGAAATTATTGTTACAGGGCCACTGGGATTGAAAGTGGTGCCAGCATCATCGGGAACCAAGGCGATGGCGGAGCTGGATGAAATCCAGTCTGTCGGTTTGATTCGGGCATTTAGTGAATTGCATGATCGCATCGACACGCTTGTCATCGACACGGCCGCTGGAATTTCCTCGTCAGTTGTCAGCTTTTGTCGCGCGGCACAGGAAGTTCTTGTCGTAGTCTGCGATGAACCGGCATCGATTACCGATGCCTATGCATTAATTAAATTGCTAAGCCGTGAATACGGTGTTCAACGGTTTCATGTTTTGGCGAATATGGTTAATAGCGTACAGGAAGGGCGGGAGTTGTACGAAAAATTGCTGAAAGTCTCTCAACGTTTTCTCGATGTTACCCTGAAGTATTTTGGTGTTATGCCCTTTGATCCCTTGCTCAGAAAGGCGATACAGCGGCAAAAACCGGTGGTGGAAGCTTATCCAAGATCAAAATCTGCGATTGCATTCAAGAATCTCGCACAGAAAGCCGATAAGTGGCCTATGCCTGTCGTGGCATCAGGACATCTCGAATTTTTTATTGAACGTTTGATACAAGCGAGTCGGATTCCAGTGGAGGCCTCACTATGA
- the flhF gene encoding flagellar biosynthesis protein FlhF has product MKLKRFNAPDIRTAINMVSAELGADAVIISNRSLSNGVEVIAAIDYDESIFDSQNTDAIIERELARSEKREAELNTYSSAPTATTEPLPGYDKLPTEDRYNFSSASKKRQKSESRNETGQVSQEWLEKFKDTVEERFGGQSTPDRTVKKPVAKKPVAETSAPSKTTDKDLGKLWTELQDIKGLLQNQLSSLAWNELSKRMPKKAKLLRHLYELGLSPATARRLADRVQYEATFEIIWRNAMKLLSANIPTVEDDIVQNGGVFALVGPTGVGKTTTIAKMAARYALSHGTKGIALITTDNYRVGAQEQLRTFGRILGTPVRIASDVQELKKTLKSLYDKQLILIDTAGMSQRDLRLTEQFAMLNEGSNSIKTLLVVSASTQIQALDETITSFKKAVLEACIITKLDESLSIGGVLSTVMHHQLPVSYISDGQRVPEDLHRARGVELVKRAVSLLNSKHQKADDDVLQMAFGEIVSDDLA; this is encoded by the coding sequence ATGAAGTTGAAGCGCTTTAATGCACCGGACATACGCACCGCCATCAATATGGTGAGCGCGGAGCTTGGCGCGGATGCAGTCATCATATCCAATCGTAGTCTTAGTAACGGTGTCGAAGTGATTGCCGCAATAGATTACGACGAATCTATTTTCGATTCACAGAATACCGATGCCATTATCGAACGCGAACTCGCGCGTAGCGAAAAACGCGAGGCAGAATTAAATACCTATTCCAGCGCGCCGACGGCGACCACTGAACCACTTCCTGGTTATGACAAACTGCCCACCGAGGATCGCTACAATTTTTCTTCAGCGTCGAAGAAAAGACAGAAATCGGAATCCAGAAACGAGACTGGACAGGTTTCGCAGGAATGGCTGGAAAAATTTAAAGACACCGTTGAAGAGCGTTTCGGCGGACAGTCCACGCCGGATAGAACGGTAAAAAAGCCTGTCGCGAAAAAGCCGGTAGCTGAAACAAGTGCGCCGAGCAAAACGACAGATAAGGATCTCGGGAAACTCTGGACAGAATTACAGGACATTAAAGGTTTATTGCAAAACCAGCTTTCCAGTCTCGCCTGGAACGAACTCAGCAAACGCATGCCGAAAAAGGCCAAGTTGTTACGCCATTTGTATGAGTTGGGATTGAGTCCCGCAACAGCAAGACGGTTGGCAGATCGCGTGCAATATGAGGCGACTTTCGAAATCATCTGGCGTAACGCGATGAAGCTACTCTCGGCAAACATTCCTACAGTCGAAGATGACATTGTGCAAAACGGTGGTGTGTTTGCGCTGGTCGGACCTACTGGTGTTGGAAAGACGACTACGATAGCGAAAATGGCTGCACGATATGCCTTGTCTCACGGAACGAAAGGCATTGCGCTTATTACGACGGATAATTATCGTGTCGGCGCGCAAGAGCAACTGCGCACGTTTGGGCGAATTTTGGGTACACCCGTACGAATTGCATCAGATGTGCAGGAATTGAAAAAAACTCTCAAAAGTCTTTATGACAAGCAACTCATATTGATCGATACCGCTGGCATGTCGCAACGCGACCTGCGTTTGACCGAGCAGTTCGCGATGTTAAATGAAGGCTCGAATTCAATTAAAACGTTGTTGGTGGTTTCGGCCTCAACGCAAATTCAGGCGCTTGACGAGACCATCACGTCGTTCAAGAAAGCGGTACTTGAAGCCTGTATTATTACCAAACTGGATGAAAGCTTGAGCATCGGCGGTGTGTTGTCGACCGTTATGCATCACCAACTACCTGTCAGTTATATCAGTGATGGTCAACGCGTGCCTGAAGATCTACATCGTGCGCGTGGCGTTGAATTGGTAAAGCGCGCAGTTTCCCTGTTAAACAGCAAGCATCAAAAAGCCGACGACGATGTATTACAGATGGCATTTGGGGAGATTGTGAGCGATGACCTGGCATAA
- the flhA gene encoding flagellar biosynthesis protein FlhA, translated as MFQILSRSGLGVPAALVVILAMLVLPLPPFLLDMLFTFSISLSLVVLLASVYVNRPLEFSVFPTVLLFATLMRLALNIASTRVVLLEGHTGTGAAGQVIEAFGEFVIGGNYAVGFVVFAILVIINFVVVTKGGGRISEVSARFTLDSMPGKQMAIDADLNAGLITQEQAQERRDEIVREADFYGSMDGASKFVRGDAVAGIMILFINIVGGLIIGMLQHGLPFDEAAKNYTLLTIGDGLVAQIPSLLLSTAAAIIVTRVSSEQELGGQMVSQLFRSPRTLAITAGIMGTMGVIPGMPNVAFLTLALLAGAGSWWQLRQEPQVEEAPVPMETEKQAQQPKELSWDDVIPVDLIGLEVGYRLIPLVDKSQGGELMARIKGVRKKLSQELGFLIPPVHIRDNLELNPNTYRITLHGVPVGQADIYPDRDMAINPGQVFGKLQGVPGKDPAFGLDAVWIERGQRDHAQTLGYTVVDASTVVATHLSQVLQGHAHELLGREEAQQLLDNLGRTAPKLVEELVPNTLSLGAMLKVLQNLLMEQIPIRDIRTIAETLADAATTSQDTDYLTASVRQALSRSILQHINGLEEELPVITLDPSLEQLLLQTVQASGSHEAGFEPGLAEKMNSSLLDAAQRQEMAGQPAVLLVAPQLRALLARFARRSISNLHVLSYNEVPDNKQIKVVATVGK; from the coding sequence ATCTTTCAGATTCTGAGTCGTAGCGGTTTAGGCGTTCCTGCGGCGCTGGTGGTTATACTGGCGATGCTGGTGTTACCGTTACCGCCATTTTTGCTAGACATGTTGTTTACGTTCAGTATTTCACTCTCATTAGTTGTTCTGCTCGCCTCGGTATATGTCAATCGACCTTTGGAGTTTTCGGTTTTTCCAACCGTGCTGCTCTTCGCGACCTTAATGCGTCTCGCACTCAATATTGCTTCGACGCGGGTGGTGTTGTTGGAAGGACATACCGGGACCGGTGCGGCTGGCCAGGTAATCGAAGCCTTTGGTGAATTCGTTATCGGCGGCAACTACGCTGTCGGTTTTGTTGTATTTGCCATTCTTGTGATTATCAATTTCGTCGTGGTCACCAAAGGTGGTGGCCGTATCTCAGAAGTCAGCGCACGCTTCACCTTGGATTCGATGCCGGGTAAACAAATGGCCATCGATGCGGATTTGAATGCGGGACTGATCACCCAGGAGCAGGCGCAAGAGCGCCGCGACGAAATCGTACGTGAGGCCGATTTTTACGGTTCGATGGATGGTGCGAGTAAATTCGTGCGCGGCGATGCCGTCGCCGGCATCATGATACTGTTTATCAATATCGTCGGTGGATTGATCATAGGCATGTTGCAACATGGCTTGCCGTTTGATGAGGCCGCCAAGAACTATACCTTGCTGACTATCGGTGATGGACTGGTTGCACAGATTCCATCGCTACTACTTTCTACGGCCGCTGCAATCATTGTTACGCGTGTGTCATCCGAGCAGGAATTGGGTGGGCAGATGGTATCGCAGCTGTTTCGTTCGCCTCGCACTCTGGCCATCACCGCCGGCATCATGGGCACCATGGGTGTTATTCCCGGCATGCCAAATGTTGCATTTCTTACGCTAGCACTACTCGCCGGCGCGGGTTCCTGGTGGCAACTCCGTCAGGAACCGCAGGTAGAAGAAGCCCCTGTGCCGATGGAAACCGAGAAACAGGCCCAGCAGCCCAAGGAGTTGAGTTGGGATGATGTGATACCGGTAGACCTCATTGGTTTGGAAGTGGGTTATCGCTTGATTCCCCTGGTCGATAAAAGCCAGGGTGGTGAGTTGATGGCGCGAATCAAGGGTGTGCGCAAAAAATTATCCCAAGAGTTGGGCTTTCTCATTCCGCCAGTACACATTCGTGACAATCTTGAACTCAACCCGAACACCTATCGCATCACCTTACATGGCGTACCCGTCGGTCAAGCCGACATCTATCCGGACCGGGACATGGCCATCAATCCAGGGCAGGTTTTTGGCAAGCTACAGGGGGTTCCAGGTAAGGACCCGGCCTTTGGATTGGATGCCGTTTGGATAGAGCGCGGACAAAGAGATCATGCACAAACGCTAGGCTATACGGTGGTTGATGCCAGCACGGTAGTGGCCACTCATCTGTCCCAGGTGTTACAGGGCCATGCCCATGAATTGTTGGGACGAGAAGAGGCTCAACAGCTACTGGACAATCTGGGTAGAACCGCGCCGAAGCTGGTGGAAGAGCTGGTTCCCAATACTTTATCACTCGGTGCAATGCTTAAAGTGCTGCAAAATCTCCTTATGGAACAAATACCTATCAGAGATATCCGCACTATCGCCGAAACTTTGGCGGATGCGGCGACAACTAGTCAGGACACAGACTATCTGACCGCATCCGTCAGACAGGCGCTAAGTCGTTCAATTCTCCAGCATATCAATGGTCTGGAGGAAGAGTTGCCGGTGATTACGCTTGACCCATCACTGGAACAGTTATTGCTCCAGACGGTTCAGGCCTCCGGTAGTCATGAAGCGGGTTTTGAACCGGGGCTGGCTGAGAAGATGAACAGTTCCCTTTTAGACGCGGCCCAGCGTCAGGAGATGGCGGGCCAACCGGCGGTACTGCTGGTTGCACCGCAGCTCAGAGCCTTACTGGCGCGATTCGCCAGACGTTCAATCTCAAATCTGCATGTCCTGTCTTATAACGAAGTACCGGACAACAAACAGATAAAAGTTGTGGCGACGGTTGGTAAGTGA